One window of the Ammospiza caudacuta isolate bAmmCau1 chromosome 9, bAmmCau1.pri, whole genome shotgun sequence genome contains the following:
- the BMPR1A gene encoding bone morphogenetic protein receptor type-1A, translated as MTRLRVHEQLLGAYLLIILHVQGQKPDSMLHGTGMKTNSDQKKQANGVTLAPEDTLPFLKCYCSGHCPDDAINNTCITNGHCFAIIEEDEHGEPTLASGCMKYEGSDFQCKDSPKAQLRRTIECCRTDFCNQDLQPTLPPLDSTDGLFDGSIRWMAVLISMAVCIIVMVILLSCFCYKHYCKSMAKRHCYNRDLEQDEAFIPAGESLKDLIDQSQSSGSGSGLPLLVQRTIAKQIQMVRQVGKGRYGEVWMGKWRGEKVAVKVFFTTEEASWFRETEIYQTVLMRHENILGFIAADIKGTGSWTQLYLITDYHENGSLYDFLKCTTLDNRALLKLAYSAACGLCHLHTEIYGTQGKPAIAHRDLKSKNILIKKNGTCCIADLGLAVKFNSDTNEVDVPLNTRVGTKRYMAPEVLDESLNKNHFQPYIMADIYSFGLIIWEMARRCVTGGIVEEYQLPYYDMVPNDPSYEDMREVVCVKRLRPVVSNRWNSDECLRAILKLMSECWAHNPASRLTALRIKKTLAKMVESQDVKI; from the exons ATGACTCGATTGAGAGTTCATGAGCAATTGCTTGGAGCCTATCTGCTTATCATTCTCCATGTTCAAG GTCAAAAGCCAGACAGCATGCTTCATGGTACAGGAATGAAGACAAATTCTGACCAAAAGAAACAAGCAAATGGAGTAACACTTGCTCCAGAGGACACCTTACCTTTTCTTAAATGCTACTGCTCAGGACATTGTCCAGATGATGCTATTAACAACACATGCAT AACTAATGGGCATTGCTTTGCTATCATTGAGGAGGATGAACATGGAGAACCCACACTTGCTTCTGGCTGCATGAAGTATGAAGGTTCAGACTTCCAGTGCAAG GACTCACCTAAAGCGCAGCTGCGCCGAACGATTGAGTGCTGCCGCACTGATTTCTGCAATCAGGATTTGCAACCAACATTGCCCCCTCTTGATAGTACAG ATGGACTTTTTGATGGCAGCATTCGTTGGATGGCAGTGTTGATTTCTATGGCAGTCTGCATAATTGTCATGGTCATCTTACTTAGCTGCTTTTGTTACAA ACATTACTGTAAGTCGATGGCAAAGAGGCACTGTTATAATCGTGACCTGGAACAAGATGAAGCATTTATTCCAGCTGGGGAGTCATTAAAAGACCTTATTGACCAGTCACAAAGTTCTGGGAGTGGATCAGGACTGCCACTGTTG gttCAGCGCACTATTGCCAAACAAATTCAGATGGTGAGGCAAGTTGGAAAAGGACGATATGGTGAAGTGTGGATGGGCAAATGGAGGGGTGAAAAAGTGGCAGTCAAAGTGTTTTTCACCACAGAAGAAGCCAGCTGGTTCAGAGAAACAGAGATTTACCAAACTGTTCTCATGAGACACGAAAACATCCTCG GTTTCATAGCAGCAGATATTAAAGGCACTGGCTCCTGGACACAGCTTTACTTGATCACGGATTACCATGAAAATGGATCATTGTATGATTTTCTGAAGTGCACTACTCTGGacaacagggctctgctcaAACTGGCCTATTCTGCTGCGTGTGGCCTGTGCCACCTGCATACAGAAATCTATGGGACACAAGGCAAGCCTGCAATTGCACACAGGGACCTGAAGAGTAAAAACATCTtgataaagaaaaatggaaCCTGCTGCATTGCGGACTTGGGTCTTGCAGTCAAGTTTAACAG TGACACCAATGAAGTTGACGTTCCCTTGAACACCAGAGTGGGAACGAAACGTTACATGGCTCCAGAAGTCCTGGATGAAAGCCTGAATAAAAACCATTTCCAGCCATACATCATGGCTGACATCTACAGTTTTGGGCTGATCATCTGGGAAATGGCTCGGCGCTGTGTCACAGGAG GTATTGTTGAAGAGTACCAGTTGCCATATTATGACATGGTGCCAAATGATCCATCCTATGAGGACATGAGAGAAGTGGTGTGTGTCAAACGCCTGCGCCCAGTGGTATCGAACAGGTGGAACAGCGATGAA tgtttaAGAGCAATATTGAAGTTGATGTCTGAGTGCTGGGCTCATAATCCTGCCTCAAGGCTCACTGCCTTGAGAATCAAGAAGACACTTGCCAAGATGGTGGAATCACAAGATGTAAAGATTTGA